From a region of the Phaeodactylum tricornutum CCAP 1055/1 chromosome 4, whole genome shotgun sequence genome:
- a CDS encoding predicted protein — translation MNRLRKPGFLKVFEVTAEKDHCRLLDTEDESCLTVNDETLRFRPPGLGGESGESEKDSVTSHQRRKNRSQLRKQTEQNSLGGKMLAKEVRKQVQRKGEMTSEDREVPRDVNTDMHAVLVHVHEGRDHEATQRKEKDPEGMETRHKQTAIPTFLKPKEIRSLEPTMTPRNPNLARRFFSRRNLKEMNSIELDTVKPEMEVAVKEILGDDNVTFSQIVLEEVVPDLKLHTEELKNLNIEKSPTNCKTDSLGASSQTDHSIIRIAETRDIVIEESETSRSGSQIGSKKSSDLYLSSLPEKQFDQRHVEEHCKNGNASPILKSSNKIEGTTEAKAKAKLTLANIWEKRTKHESKEAVDPTHSCRRKIARGTSTRCGNEARATRRSDSVVRVSMEATKTAGAVLTVTNSGKGQPLLQQRLSESERDLIDKANVFGNLLGTSVSPFYSPSNCLIASDNDSRLEKDHGHRLLARPCSDNSMIRSQSSKVAKNDLFIQKSGLNLSLEADKLCVFSPKEGAPLRSLKPNEVGRKPTIDKSLRVQAKKNVRKRLSKLSTSCPSSAENLVAAGDTASSEILPLEGADSAAGCGFHNILASDTELDKMRYRKTKLEHQRDSKSVLPESTMATSMCTLPHVPVSRELTPSKLPKDCLMRSSRLAERTVAESSAVISWKRSNTLGCDPSSNNFGVSTNFRAVPKSASTRRVSLGASSSIRRTSLGGSPSSPRRQSLGVGYGGAHMARSPTRGRHKRKTCLSLGQSVPETQGMSIQLVNAYRGCGNEASSSLPVTVEATKSKNQQTASVNFAEIPDITELRDKLSIDIKKAKEGTTQLHRNRETCSDTAFDNDCGKIKSTDEVESNRHCSLATAIEEGMCSLERTLSTIETYIAEAAPTDLRLDTVDDEYTAVTTTENLVGDKMNDSGSSGASCKRGTHTFGRSETDDDRNDTSCKEVNCPLQKKESNPGGSLKFPILLAEIPFVSINGESSVFDQGYRAKHDESDVLDRDFEKVRRTEEYSRLTLELNESNFLLQEARLQVKQLEGKTHFVREKLDILQQKYPDLRASSPLK, via the coding sequence ATGAATCGACTTCGGAAGCCTGGATTCTTGAAAGTTTTCGAAGTTACAGCTGAAAAGGATCATTGTCGCTTACTTGATACCGAAGACGAATCATGTCTCACTGTAAATGACGAAACTCTACGATTTCGCCCGCCAGGGCTTGGGGGAGAGTCTGgggaaagcgaaaaagacAGCGTCACGTCGCATCAGCGAAGGAAAAATCGATCACAACTTCGAAAACAGACAGAACAGAATAGTCTGGGCGGGAAGATGCTAGCAAAGGAAGTGAGAAAACAAGTGCAGAGAAAGGGAGAAATGACCAGTGAAGATCGAGAAGTTCCTCGAGATGTGAATACGGATATGCATGCAGTATTGGTCCATGTTCATGAGGGCCGTGACCATGAAGCAACGCAACGTAAAGAGAAAGATCCTGAGGGAATGGAGACACGTCATAAACAGACCGCAATTCCAACATTTCTTAAACCGAAAGAGATTAGATCATTGGAGCCAACAATGACCCCACGAAATCCAAACCTGGCTCGTAGATTCTTTTCTCGACGAAATCTTAAAGAAATGAATAGCATAGAATTGGACACGGTAAAACCTGAAATGGAAGTTGCTGTAAAAGAGATCTTAGGCGACGACAACGTGACCTTTTCACAAATTGTTCTAGAAGAGGTCGTCCCTGATCTCAAACTACATACTGAAGAGCTGAAGAATTTGAACATCGAGAAATCGccgactaactgtaaaacagATTCTTTGGGCGCCTCCTCCCAGACAGACCACAGTATAATAAGAATCGCAGAGACGAGAGATATAGTGATTGAAGAAAGTGAAACATCGCGCTCTGGATCGCAAATCGGGTCTAAAAAATCATCGGACCTGTATCTTTCTAGCCTACCAGAAAAACAGTTTGACCAGCGCCACGTTGAGGAGCATTGCAAGAACGGGAATGCATCTCCAATACTGAAAAGCTCTAATAAAATTGAAGGAACTACGGAAGCGAAAGCTAAAGCAAAGTTAACATTGGCAAACATCTGGGAGAAAAGAACCAAACATGAGTCGAAGGAAgctgttgatccaactcaCTCATGTCGTCGCAAAATTGCAAGAGGCACCAGTACACGGTGCGGGAACGAAGCTAGAGCAACGAGAAGATCTGACTCTGTTGTTCGGGTGTCAATGGAAGCGACGAAGACAGCTGGGGCGGTGTTGACTGTCACAAATTCCGGAAAAGGGCAACCATTGTTGCAACAAAGATTGTCAGAATCAGAACGGGACTTGATTGACAAAGCGAACGTCTTCGGAAATCTTCTTGGAACATCAGTTAGTCCCTTCTATTCTCCGTCAAACTGCTTGATCGCTTCCGACAATGATTCGAGGCTAGAAAAAGATCATGGCCATCGCTTGCTGGCGAGGCCGTGCTCTGACAATAGTATGATTCGATCTCAGAGTAGCAAAGTGGCAAAAAATGACTTATTCATTCAAAAGTCGGGTCTGAACCTTAGTTTGGAGGCGGACAAATTGTGTGTATTCAGTCCAAAAGAAGGTGCTCCTCTCCGATCATTGAAACCCAATgaagttggaagaaagccTACTATCGACAAAAGCCTGCGTGTCCAGGCTAAGAAAAATGTACGTAAGCGActttcaaaattgtcaacTTCATGCCCCTCTTCAGCTGAGAATTTAGTCGCAGCTGGTGATACAGCTTCTTCTGAGATCTTGCCATTGGAGGGTGCTGACAGCGCTGCCGGATGTGGCTTTCACAACATCCTAGCATCTGACACAGAGCTTGACAAAATGCGCTATCGCAAAACGAAGCTAGAGCACCAGAGAGACTCCAAAAGCGTTCTACCGGAATCGACCATGGCGACTAGTATGTGTACACTACCACATGTACCCGTCTCGAGAGAACTAACTCCGTCAAAGCTACCAAAAGATTGTTTGATGCGTTCTAGCCGCCTTGCTGAACGCACAGTAGCAGAAAGCAGTGCTGTGATCTCTTGGAAAAGATCCAATACTCTGGGTTGCGACCCTTCCAGCAACAATTTTGGTGTATCAACCAATTTTAGAGCCGTACCGAAGTCTGCATCTACTCGCCGAGTGTCTCTTGGAGCCAGCTCTTCAATTCGCAGGACATCGCTAGGGGGTAGCCCTTCGTcaccacgacgacaatcgcTTGGAGTTGGATATGGCGGAGCGCATATGGCCAGGAGTCCTACGCGCGGTCGGCATAAAAGGAAAACATGTCTAAGTCTAGGCCAAAGTGTGCCTGAGACACAAGGCATGTCTATACAATTGGTGAACGCATACCGGGGTTGTGGCAACGAAGCGAGTTCCAGTCTTCCAGTGACCGTTGAGGCCACGAAGAGCAAGAATCAGCAAACCGCAAGTGTAAATTTTGCAGAGATTCCAGATATAACCGAATTGCGCGACAAATTATCCATTGACATTAAGAAGGCAAAAGAAGGCACAACTCAGCTGCATCGTAACAGAGAAACTTGTTCTGACACTGCTTTTGACAACGACTGTGGTAAAATCAAGTCAACAGACGAAGTGGAATCGAATCGCCATTGCTCGCTAGCGACAGCTATCGAGGAAGGGATGTGTAGCTTGGAACGCACTCTCTCGACAATTGAAACATATATTGCCGAAGCTGCCCCAACGGATCTAAGGCTTGATACAGTAGACGACGAATACACTGCAGTGACTACTACAGAGAACCTCGTTGGAGATAAAATGAATGATTCTGGTTCCTCTGGAGCTAGCTGTAAGCGAGGGACCCACACTTTTGGACGAAGCGAAACCGATGATGATCGCAACGACACTAGCTGTAAAGAGGTGAATTGTCCTTTGCAGAAAAAAGAATCGAACCCAGGAGGTTCTTTAAAGTTTCCGATTCTCCTGGCTGAGATTCCCTTTGTTTCTATCAACGGAGAAAGCTCCGTCTTTGATCAAGGTTACAGAGCCAAGCACGATGAAAGTGACGTTCTCGACCGAGATTTTGAAAAAGTTCGGCGCACCGAAGAATATTCGCGCCTTACTCTAGAGTTGAACGAATCTAACTTTCTACTACAAGAAGCGCGTCTTCAGGTGAAACAGCTCGAAGGGAAGACTCATTTTGTTCGCGAAAAATTGGATATACTACAGCAGAAGTATCCTGATTTGAGGGCATCGAGTCCATTAAAATGA
- a CDS encoding predicted protein, whose translation MGQCSTLPAEGRGSSSVASRYENIHDPEQRHRLRYDSRKESMDFDRLSSTAEYPPRRNQNKGHSQTQKSETFRQDTEHPQARDPDHERNFLKKINPMNCDARDEPVPIQATPPPPSNAVRQRCYKLNLDSEFTNLSSSQRQQLCLGPFSEPPPMLTYSSSEDSSTGVDDTIVAMKTAQIFRGITIGRDGAILSQNARATRNNRGSKQKRSEKSRQAAKIDKAKDLVEETLATGKAPDSDDPVNMVSLFIVGQYDDMKHLVRDGSKKLRDADGLPDETLYSTNLHRSPSKDAFSTSKESAMISPRKRASPHYISSQRTAAMHCSHQMQVTGIPYSAPPKLKSHPRDTQTMRREEYPGPRMHSCNNFEDSSHVRGTSDGADWTHAWNLWNCGVVGAASPVDTRSPRERKTPIFEGRDSHYNTVRDNGGTRRAG comes from the coding sequence ATGGGGCAATGTTCCACGTTGCCTGCCGAGGGGAGAGGCTCTTCTTCAGTCGCTTCAAGATACGAAAATATACATGATCCTGAACAGCGGCATCGGCTCCGTTACGATAGCCGGAAAGAAAGCATGGATTTCGATCGATTATCTTCGACCGCGGAGTATCCCCCACGTCGAAACCAGAATAAGGGACACAGTCAAACCCAAAAGAGCGAAACCTTTCGTCAAGACACAGAGCATCCTCAAGCGAGAGATCCGGATCACGAGCGCAACTTTCTCAAAAAAATCAATCCCATGAATTGCGACGCGCGGGATGAGCCAGTACCGATCCAAGCAACACCTCCCCCGCCGTCAAATGCCGTTCGGCAGCGATGTTACAAGTTAAACTTAGATTCCGAATTCACAAATCTCTCAAGCTCACAGCGGCAGCAGCTATGTTTGGGTCCATTTTCTGAGCCTCCTCCGATGCTCACGTACAGTTCGTCTGAAGATTCCAGCACCGGGGTCGACGATACGATTGTGGCAATGAAGACAGCACAAATATTCAGGGGTATTACCATCGGCCGTGACGGAGCAATTTTATCTCAAAATGCGCGAGCAACAAGAAACAACAGaggaagcaaacaaaaaaggagTGAGAAATCTCGTCAAGCAGCCAAGATTGACAAAGCGAAAGATCTCGTGGAAGAAACGCTGGCTACGGGGAAAGCTCCCGACTCTGATGATCCTGTCAACATGGTCTCACTGTTCATAGTTGGCCAATACGACGATATGAAACATCTCGTCCGAGACGGCTCGAAAAAGCTTAGAGATGCCGATGGTCTCCCAGATGAAACTCTGTATTCCACCAATCTTCATCGAAGTCCGTCAAAGGATGCATTCTCCACAAGCAAGGAATCAGCCATGATCAGTCCTCGAAAACGTGCGTCGCCCCACTATATTTCTAGCCAACGAACGGCTGCCATGCACTGTTCACATCAGATGCAGGTGACTGGGATCCCGTATTCAGCGCCGCCAAAATTGAAATCACATCCACGCGACACACAGACTATGCGTCGGGAGGAATACCCTGGACCACGCATGCACTCCTGCAACAATTTTGAGGATTCCAGCCACGTTCGTGGTACAAGCGACGGAGCTGACTGGACTCATGCCTGGAACCTATGGAACTGTGGGGTAGTGGGAGCGGCAAGTCCAGTGGACACGCGTAGCCCAAGGGAACGCAAAACACCGATTTTTGAAGGTCGTGACTCACACTACAACACTGTCCGTGACAATGGCGGAACACGTCGTGCGGGATAA
- a CDS encoding predicted protein, with protein sequence MNVSFFRMAATMVFDCTARTARSRPLVWALLVIGLASYSLLRETSHVSFKDESAVVIKTTPPVEESTTLPSVDLIKTVESPSLSTDAISTAEMPLIVWLMSYPNSGTSYTMTMVERASNLSTASNYGAEVTDPADVSLPLHSSHPEGPYWEGLSGKLGAIRHLPDRFVLTKTHCGGRCVNCGAEEYVVSTEQFLDDCSRTSALMGPENSRAVQMMNPKRVARMVHLLRNPYQNIVARFHLERRHFVLRDPKLAITFPNNATGFAAWCRKLDRLYADEESILESKVRDLMQKLPCHAEFYKYVQWHNKALEIGPLMNGGAEVPMWTIHYEDYQNNFNSTVKGLMDFLELSIVSTPREFRALPDYSDHFSDRDRQHANALMKEVATSKTRPLIERYLN encoded by the coding sequence ATGAATGTATCATTTTTCAGGATGGCGGCTACCATGGTATTTGATTGCACAGCAAGGACTGCACGCAGTCGGCCGCTGGTGTGGGCCTTGTTAGTGATTGGGTTGGCGTCCTATTCACTTCTTCGTGAAACCTCCCATGTCTCGTTCAAGGACGAATCCGCTGTGGTAATCAAAACGACGCCTCCCGTGGAGGAGTCGACAACTTTGCCGTCGGTAGATTTGATAAAAACCGTCGAATCGCCTTCGCTCTCAACAGACGCGATAAGCACTGCCGAAAtgcctttgattgtgtgGCTGATGAGCTACCCTAACTCCGGTACTTCCTACACAATGACCATGGTGGAACGAGCGAGTAACTTGAGTACCGCCAGCAACTACGGTGCCGAAGTCACCGATCCTGCGGATGTTTCCCTGCCTCTACACAGCTCACATCCGGAAGGCCCTTACTGGGAAGGATTGTCGGGCAAGCTTGGGGCCATTCGCCATCTTCCTGACCGATTCGTTCTCACCAAAACTCATTGTGGCGGACGTTGTGTGAATTGTGGCGCTGAAGAGTACGTTGTATCGACTGAGCAATTCTTGGACGACTGCTCCAGGACGTCGGCGCTCATGGGTCCCGAAAATTCACGAGCTGTCCAAATGATGAACCCGAAACGGGTAGCTCGTATGGTGCACCTGCTGCGGAACCCCTATCAAAATATTGTTGCCCGCTTTCATTTGGAACGAAGGCATTTTGTACTCAGGGACCCCAAACTGGCAATCACCTTTCCGAATAATGCTACTGGATTTGCAGCTTGGTGCCGAAAACTTGACAGACTCTacgccgacgaagaatcgattttggaatccaagGTGAGGGATTTGATGCAGAAACTTCCCTGTCACGCGGAATTTTACAAATATGTACAGTGGCATAACAAGGCCCTAGAGATTGGACCTTTAATGAACGGAGGCGCCGAAGTACCGATGTGGACAATCCACTACGAAGACTACCAAAATAACTTCAATTCGACCGTAAAGGGGTTGATGGATTTTTTGGAGCTGTCGATCGTCAGTACACCGCGGGAATTTCGAGCGTTGCCGGATTACAGCGATCACTTTTCCGATCGCGACCGACAGCACGCGAACGCTCTCATGAAGGAAGTCGCAACTTCTAAAACCCGGCCACTGATTGAAAGATATTTGAATTAA